One stretch of Anolis sagrei isolate rAnoSag1 chromosome 11, rAnoSag1.mat, whole genome shotgun sequence DNA includes these proteins:
- the IFT22 gene encoding intraflagellar transport protein 22 homolog — MLRVKILFVGPSEAGKSVLANFLSESTEGIGSYIPTQGVRILEFEKPHLNGNSKGAGCRFELWDCSGDQKFETCWPALTKDSHGAVIVFNPDLPSHVKEIEMWHSCFVQQQQLLDSQCLLIAHHKPGSSGDTEDLHLPPPLNRLQLIHSSLEEDPEDVRMEFIKYLKKITNLVNENRDREEMSIIA, encoded by the exons GCTGGGAAATCCGTCTTGGCAAACTTCCTGTCCGAAAGCACAGAGGGAATTGGCAGTTACATCCCGACACAAGGAGTGAG GATTCTTGAATTCGAGAAGCCCCATCTCAACGGGAACAGCAAAGGGGCAGGATGTCGGTTTGAGCTGTGGGACTGCAGTGGTGATCAAAA GTTCGAGACTTGCTGGCCGGCTCTGACAAAGGATTCCCATGGGGCGGTCATTGTCTTTAACCCAGATCTGCCCAGCCACGTGAAGGAGATCGAGATGTGGCACTCCTGCTTtgtccagcagcagcagctgctcGACAGCCAGTGCCTCCTCATCGCCCACCACAAGCCTGGCTCCTCGGGAGACACCGAAGACCTCCACTTGC CTCCTCCGCTGAACCGGCTGCAGCTGATCCATTCCTCCCTCGAAGAAGACCCCGAGGACGTCCGGATGGAGTTCATCAAGTATCTCAAGAAAATCACCAACTTGGTGAATGAGAATCGAGACAGAGAGGAGATGTCCATCATCGCTTAA